The DNA window CCAACGTGTCCGACAGCATCGGCGCGAAGACAGCTTGCAGAATCATGCCGACCTCGGCGTCGGTGCCGACGTCCTCGGACACGATGCCGAGGCGCTTGACGCTGCCTGCCAGGCGGGTGAAGTCTCCGTCGATCACCGTGGCATGGAACAGGTCCTGCAGAAGTGAGCGCCACTGTTCGTCGAGCTCGCCCATCACGCCGAAATCGAGGAACGCCACCCGCCCGTCGTCGAGCACCCATACGTTGCCGGCGTGCACATCGCCGTGGAAAAGACCATGCAGGACAAGCGCTTCCATCCAGACCTTCGCTGCCCGGCGTACCACCAGCTCGGATGTGTCGCCCAGCGTGCACTGATCGAGCGGGGACCCGTGCATCCGTTCCATGCAGATGACTCGGTTGCCGCAGTACTCGTCGATGATCTCGGGGGCCGTGACGAACTCGTTGTCACCGAATGCGGATATCGCAGCACGGAACGACGCTTGGCGACGCGCCTCGACGACACTGTCGAGTTCGGCGAACGTCGCGGCGTGCAGATCGATGATGATGGCGGACGCGTTGGCGGTTGCGAAGAATCCGATGTACTTCTCGAGCGCACGCGCGAAGATGTAGGCGATTCGCAGATCGATCTTCATGCGGTGGTAGATGCCGCGTCGCTGGACTTTCATGACAGCTTCGCGACCGTCGTGCAGAACGCACAGGTGCACTTGCGCAACAGATGCCGAGGACAGTGCGGTGTCGTCGAAGCGCTGGAACAACTCATCGGTGCTGCGGCCCAGATCAGCTTCGATGATGGCTCGGGCCTGCGCCCCGGGGAACGACGGGACTTCGTCGAGACATCGAAGACAGGTGTCGGCAAGGACTTTCGGGAACAATCCGGGTGAGGAGCCCATCAACTGCCCGACCTTGACGAACGTCGGGCCGAGCGCGAAGAACGCGTCGACCACACTCTCCGATGCATGAATCGGCCAGCCGCGTCTGGGATGAACGATCCACCGTCCGAGTGCGCGAAACTGGTACAGCACCAGAACGGCGCCGATGACGATGAGGCGAAGAAATTCTCGAACGCCGAACTTGCGCAGCGGTGGAATCGGCTTCTCGCTCATCGGGCCACCCCGGGTGTGCCTGCGCCGAGGGCCGCGCTTTCCAGCCGACTCAACACGCGTTCGAAGCTGCGGCCGTCGTCCGATGCGCGCGCTAGTACGAGTGCGCCTTGGATGCCTGCGACGATTTCCTCTGCAAGCCCTCGGGAGTCGTCACCGTGACCGAGCTGCCGCAGGACCGGTGTCAGTGCGTCGATCCAATCGGTGAAGTACTTGGCGACTCGGGTGCCGAAGAGAGCCCGTTCCACGCCGAGCGAGAACGCGCCGAACAGGCACACGCGGCGGCCCGACTGGAAGTACTTCAGTGTCTGCGCAAACATGTCGGAAGAGCGGGCGCGGGCGTCCGTAGCCGCCTGCAGTGGCGTGAAGACGTTGACCTGGAACCACGCCTCGACGTCGTCGAGAACTGCCTCTGCCATCTCAGTTTTTCCGCGAGGGAAGTAATGGTAGAGGCTGCCTTTGCCGAGACCGGTCCTGCTACTGATGACCGACAGTGACGAACCGTTCCAGCCGTGATCGCCGAAGACGCCCGCCAGAACCGGCACCACATCGCGCCGGTCGGTAGTTGCTCGTGACACTGTTACTCCTCGAGGTCGCCCCTCCGCGCCGTTGCGGGTGAACGGCTTCGACTGTACCTATCGGTACAACCGGCTGACATCGACCCCGTCAGGAGCACACGATCGACACAAGACGTACCCGCCTGGCAGGGTGGCTCTTCGGGTTGGCCGCAGTGCAGTATCTGCTGGCAGAGGTGGTTACCGCGGCAATGTCGACGGGTACCGCCCGGTGTACGACACCGTCAGCGAACTCGGCGTACCTGCCGTCTCGGACTGGCACGTCCTGATGAACATCGCGTTCTGTGTGTCCGCGGTATCGGTATTGGTCGCGGGCTTCTGTTCGGCGCACCTGCTTGCGGCGCGGCGGTGGGTCTATCTCGCAGCAGTGATCGGGTACTCGGCGGGCAGCGTCCTGGTTGCTAGCGTGCATTCCGGTGACGGCAGCGCGCACGTCGTGGGGGCGGTCCTGGCGATCGGAGCAGGAAATGTCATTGCCGTCGTCGTCGGAACCGGTGTGCGTGCTTGTCCACGGTGGTTTTCCGGTGGAAGTCTGGCCCTGGGCGTCGTCGGATTTCTGGCATCGGTTCTGCTGATAGCCGGAATCGGGCCGGTGGGAGCCGTCGAACGAGCCTCGATCTATACGTTCGTAGCCTGGGAGCTGTTGACGGCATTGGCTATCGGAAGGCGTCGTGTTTCTGCTGACAGCAGAAACACGGCGGTTCGGCCGGCGCCCCGACTTCGGTCCTTCTAGCCTGGACGGCATGGCCGAGGAGCGAGCAGAAGCGACAGTCATTCCATTGCGTCCGGCCCCGGCCCGTGAGCCCCTCGTCCGCGACGGAATGGGACGGGTGCTGCGTCGGATCCGTCAGGAGCAGGGCAGGACGCTCGACGACGTCTCGTCGCAGGCCCGGGTGTCGATGCCGTATCTGTCCGAGATCGAACGCGGCCGCAAGGAAGCGTCGTCCGAGGTTCTCTCGGCATTGTGCGGAGCGCTCGAGATCGCGCCGTCGAAGTTGTTGATGCTCACCGGGCGTGAACTCGCCGGAGCGGATTCACGCCGGCGAGTCTCACGTGGGCCGTCCCCGGTAGTCATGCTGGCTGCCTGACTCACTGGTTCCGGTTGGTAGCGATCAGGTCGGCGAGGCCGTAGTCGACGGCCTCGGTGGCCGAATAGATCTTGTCGCGGTCGGTGTCTCGCCGCAGTACCTCCGGCTTCTGCCCCGTGTGCTGCGCGAGAATTGTCTCCATCTCCGCGCGGACTCGGACGATCTCGTCACGTTGAAGCGCGAGATCGGAGATCGTTCCCTCTCCTCCGCCCGACGGTTGATGAAGCAGAATTCGGGCGTGGTTCAGCATGATTCGCTTTCCTGGTGCTCCCGACGCCATCAAGACTCCCGCGGCCGATGCCGCCTGCCCGACGCAGAATGTGGAGACGTCCGGTTTGATGTATTCCATGGTGTCGTAGATGGCGGTCATTGCTGTGAACGAACCACCGGGGGAGTTGATGTAGAGGCTGATGTCCGCATCGGGATTGTCGGATTCGAGGTGGAAGAGTTGCGCGATAACGACATTGGCGACGCCGTCGTCGATCTCGGTACCGAGGAAGATCACTCGTTCCGACAGCAGCCGACTGTAGATGTCGAAGGCCCGCTCACCGCTGTGTGTACGTTCGACGACGGTAGGGATTGTGTATTGGCTCACGGTCACAGCCCAACTGTGCGGTTGGGCGCCGACGGTCGGATGTCGTCGAGAGCGGTGACCGTCTGATCGATGAGCCCGTAGTCGCGTGCCTGGTCGGCGGTGAACCAACGATCCCGTTCGCTGTCGGCGGTGACGGTATCCACGTCGTGCCCGGAATGTTCGGCATTGAGCCTGTGCATCAACGCCTTCGTGTATTCGAGGTTCTGTGCTTGAATTTCGATGTCCACAGCGGTTCCACGGATCCCTGCCGATGGCTGGTGCATCATGATTCGGGCGTGCGGAAGGCTGAACCTTTTGCCTTTGGTTCCGGCGGTCAACAGGAATTGACCCATGCTGGCCGCGAATCCCATTGCGAGAGTGCTGACATCGTTGGGGATGAGTCGCATGGTGTCGAGTATTGCCAGTCCGGCACTGATCGATCCACCGGGAGAATTGATGTAGAGGCTGATGTCTCGACGGGGATCGGAGGCGGACAGCAACAGAAGTTGCGCGCATACCCTGTTGGCGATCGCATCGTCGACAGCGGCGCCGAGCACCACGATGCGTTGATCCAGCAATCTCGAGGCCAGTTGGTCGTCGAACGGCGTCACGGTGGCGGATTCCCGCTCGGTCATGTTCATGTTCATCGTCATGGTTCCCTTCGTCGGTGGTTCGCTCACCAGCTTTCGGTAGCGCCCGCTCGGGAGGAAGGATTCTCTGCTGCCGGCAGAGATCGCCCTGGGCATAACGCGGATGACCAGGCGATTGGGAGGATCGGCGCCGGTGCATGTACTGTTGTGGAACACCCGACGCGGGGTGGAGCAGCTCGGTAGCTCGCTGGGCTCATAACCCAGAGGTCGCAGGTTCAAATCCTGTCCCCGCTACCACTATGAAGTGAAAAGCCAGCGCCCTCGGGCGTTGGCTTTTTCATTTGGGTCAGCTTTGCTTCAATGGACGATTACGGGTCCTCGGTCCGGACCGTGGTGTCCGCGAGAAACGACACCAAGGTGTCGACCCCGCCGCCTGCCGCGTGCACCCGCCGCTGCCGAATTGCCCCGTTGCCGCGCCGGAACAGACAGCGCAGCGACTTCTCGACCTTGCGGTCCCCATCGAGCGCATCGAGGGCCTCCGCCACATGACGGAGTAGGAGCTCGACACCGTGCTCGGCGGAGACTGTAGTTGCAAAGCTGGGATCGACCAATCGGTCGCTGATGCCGTCGCGCGCCGCCCGCCAGTACGCCACACGGAGAGCGCCGTCGGAGATCGGCGAGGCGTCATCGCCACGATCGATGGCGGCCAACGCGGTCATCACCAGCGCCCGAATCAAAGTCGCGAGAACAACGGACTCCCCCACCGTGGACGGGACATCGCACACCCGAACTTCCACTGTGGGATAGCGAACAGAAGGCCTTGCATCCCAATAGATCTGGCCTTCGTCGATGATCGCGCCGCAGTCGAGCATCGACGCCAGCACACTGCCGTAGTGCTCGACCGATTCCAGAAATGGGGGCGGTCCGGCACTGGGCCAGCGAGACCACATGATCGACCGCCAGCTCGCATATCCGGTGTCCACACCGCCGCTGATCGGGGAATTCGCGCTGATGGCCAACAGCGTCGGAAGCCAGGGACGCAGATGGTTGCACACCTGCACTGCCGTAGCGCGATCGGGGACGGCGACGTGAACGTGGCACCCACAGATTGCTTGTTCGTCGGCGATGTGCCGAAAGTTCGCGGCGATCCGGCGATACCTACCGGTATCGGTGATCGGATGTTCACCCGCCGCGACTGGCTGGACACCCACAGCAAGCAGCCGCGCACCGCTGTCATGGGCAGCCTGGGCTGCGGTGGCTCGCAGTCCGGTCAGGCTGTCTTTCAGCTGCTCGGCGGTGTCGAGTACGGGGGTGGTCGTCTCGACTTGGCAGGGCGTCAGTTCCGATTCCAGCTTCAACCCTGCATTCGCAGCGCGCCGGATCACCTCGCCGTTGTTCATCACCGGATTGCTGGTGGTGTGGTCGACGAGCAGGAATTCCTCCTCGACTCCCACGGTGGGGTATCCCGTGTCCCCTAGACATTCGGAGTAGTCGGGTCCGCTCGTTCTTTGTGCAGCAATAGACGTCGATCTCATTGCCCGACCTTCCTCGTGCTGGGACACATCGAATAGCCGACCGACGTAGAATCAAACTTCCGGTGGCCAGTCGGGCCGACTCCCCACCTGCTACTGCAACCGAAACTTGACGATGTCGCTGACGCTCTCGATCGCGTCCGTCAGCACCTGCAGGCGGTCAGGGGCGCCGAGAGCCTCCAACACGTCCTGGCGGTCGGACTGGCCCATCGGCACCTGCGCCGCGAGGGTGAATAGTCGCTCGCCGGGTCCGGCCGGCAGTTCCGAGAACTCGGGCTGGTCGGGAGGGATGGACCCTTCGGCTGCCGCAAGTTTCGCGATCAGCTGGTACAGGCCCGTGATCTTGTTCTCCAGATCGGTGAATTCGGACTCGGCGACCGAATCCTCGGGACTATCGGGCCAGGGTCGCACGTCGGCTCGGGGATACGGATCGTCTTCGAGCCACGCATCGACTCTGATACGTTCTCCGCCTACACATTCCACGAGGAAACGGCCGTCGCCGATGTCCCGGTGCGCAACGATGTGGGCGCGCGTGGCGACGTCGTGACGGACGTCGCCGCCACCTGCCTCGTGGCCGCGCGCAATCAATACGACGCCGAAGCTGGGGTCGGACGTTGCCAGGCAGTCACGTAGAAGTTCCTGATAGCGAGGCTCGAAGATGTGCAGTGGAAGAGCTTCGCCCGGCAGCAGTACGCTGCCGAGCGGAAACATGGGTAGCACGGTCATGTCGGGTCCGACGCTGCCGCCCGTGTCGGCTTGTCGATAACAGCGCTCGACTGCAAGAACTCGTCGAGAATCCGGAAGAACAGATCAGGCTCGTCCAACTGCGGAAAATGCCCTGCGCTGGGGAAGATCTCGACGCGGGAGTTCGGCACTTCACGTCGAATGTTGTCGGCGTGCGACGCTGGAATCATGCGGTCCTTGCCGCCCCAGACCAGCAGTGAAGGGATCGTATCGAACTTCTCGAAATGCTGCTTCGCGCTCACGGTTTGGCCTCGGGGGCCCACGACTGCGCGGGTCGACGCGAGGAAGGCTTCGCGTGAGCCCTTGTCTGCCACTGTCTTGAAGGAACGCCAGGTTTCTTCCATGCTCTTGCCGGGACGCACCGGTAGACCCCACTTGCCGAGCTGCCCAATGGCGGTTTCGGTGTTCTTGCGTACCCAATCGGACGCGAGAAGCGGAAGCACCAGCTCGCTGCCGGGCAGCGTCGCGGCCTTGAGCAACAGCGAAACCTCGCGCCCGAGACCGCCGCTGCTGACGAGCGCCAACCGCTCCACTCGCTCGGGGAACAGGTACACCGCCTGCATGACGATTCCGCCGCCGAGCGAATGACCGACCATCGGCGTGGATGCGATGTCCAGGTGATCGAGCAGGTCTCGGATGGTTGCCGAGTGCGAGCTGAGTGAGTAATCGCCGGACGGTTTGTCCGAGATTCCGTGACCGAAGAGGTCAGGTGCGATAACCCGATACTTCGCAGACAGCCGCTCGATCTGCCCTGCCCATGACTCGTGCGAGCCGAGTAACCCGTGGACGAGTACGACGGGCGGACCGTCGCCGACGTCGACGTATCTCAGGATGTCCATGTGAAGCTCGACGGATTCGAGCTCGTACGGTGACGTGTGGTTGATCATCGTGCCTCCTTGCTGCTCGTCGACACTCTCGTCGCCCAACCTACGCGGGTCGAGGTGTCGAAGAACAGTAGATGTGGTGCGGACTGCACCTCACATCAATGGATCGGAGAGCCCACAGCGTTCTCGATGGCCTCCGCCACCGAGCCGACTGCGGGTTCGCGAACGAACTCGTTGTGGGAACTGCGCACGTGCACCAGCGTCAGCGGACCGGTCACCACCGCCGCCCAGGACGCCGGGTCCGAGACGTTGTCGTCGGATACGACCACCGTGGCGGCGCCCGCCCACGGCTTCGGGCGGTGCCGACTCATCGCCTTCGACGCCACCAGCGCGAACGTCAACCACCGCTCGGTCGTCGATTCCTGTGTGAGACCTGCCCGTGCGAGTCGAATGCGGTAGCGGATTCGGTCGCGTATCGGGATGTTCGCGGGTCGGACGAAGAGTGGGGCCGCATGCGGTAGGCCCGCACTACCGGGGAAATGATCGAGGATGTCGCGAAGCAACAGAGGGTCCAGCAGGACAACCTGCTCGACGACATCACCGGCATCGGCCAGCAACCGCGCTACCTCCAGCGCCGTCCATCCACCGATCGAATGCCCGGCAACGATGTACGGGCCTTCGGGCTGCACCGACTTGATCTCGCGAACGTATCGACGTGCTGCGCCCCGCACAGTGCGGTCGGGTATCGCCGTGCCGTCCAGCCCCCGCGGTTGCAGTGCGTAGACCGCCCGATCGCCGCTCATCCGTCGGGCCAGCGGCACAAGGCCGAGGGCGGGTACTCCGGCTCCGGTCACGACGAACAGAGCTGGGTGTCCGCCGGTCTTGTTCAAGCGGACGAGCACGGTGCTGCCGTCGTTCTTGGTGACCGTTTCGGATTCGCTCAGCTTCCGGTCGATCAGCTCCGCGAGTGTCCGCACGGTCATGGCAGTACCGAGATCGGACGGGCTCAACTGGACGTGCATCATGTCGTTGACGGCGATCAGGATATTGACCATGGACAACGACGTGGCACCGAGCTCGGAGAAGTCGTCGTCGCGTCCTATTCGATCTGTGTCGATCTGCGTCGATACGACCGACGCCACCCAACGTTCCGTCGCGCCGACAGCGGCATGATGTGGTGGCGTCGGGCGTGAGAGGGGCGAGGGAAGCGCGTCCCGAGTGACCTTTCCTCGCTCGTTGCGGGGAATGGAGTCCAGTTCGACGACGAACATGGGAACCATCCACTCCGGAAAGTTCTCCCTGAGTGCGCTACGAACCTCTGCATCGGTATGACTGCTTCCGACGAAGTACGCGGCGAGTTCGGAACTGCCCTCGTGAACGCATGCGGTGACGGCCACATCCGTGATTCCCGGGAGCGAGCGCACGAAGCCCTCGACTTCAGCAGGTTCGACGAGATAGCCACGCACCTTGATCGCCTCGTCGACGCGGCCGGCCAGATGAAGGACTCCGTCCGCATCGACTCGACCGAGGTCACCCGTCCGGTAGTGGTGCTGAACTCGGTCCGAGAAGAAACGGGATCGAGTCAGATCGTCGAGCCCGAGGTAGCCGTCGGCGAGCACGGAGGCCGATACCCGGATCTCACCGATGGCGCCCGGCGATACCGGGGTTCCGTCCGGCCCGACGATGTCGACGGTCTTGCCTCTCGGCTGCCTCCCTGCAGGCAGATACCCCGGAGGAAGCGGCCGACCGGCGCTGTACACGTCGAAGGCGACGGCACCGGCTTCGGTCGTCGCATACCAATTGACGAAGGATGCGTCGGTACCGAGTGCGCTGCGGAACGCGATGACGTCCTTCGAGTGCAACGCCTCTCCGTACGTGGTCACCAGCCGGAGCGAGGGGACCGCGTCATCGGGTAGCGACGAGATCGGTTCGGCCCCGGTCGTGAAGCTACGCACGAGCGACGGAGAGCAGTGCAGTGTCGTCAGCGCAGAGCGCTCGATCCACTCGGTCAATGCCGTCGATTGTGTGCTTCGAGGGTCCGTGCAATACACCGACGCTCCGCTCAGGAGCCCGGCGAACAGCGTGTTGAGGCCGGCACCGAAACTGACCGGGAGTGCGTTCCCTACGCGGTCTCGGTTGGTGAGCCCGAGTGCCGAACTTACTTCGTAGGCCTTGGTCAGGCACATTCGATGGCTGAGAAGTACCCCTTTGGCCGTGCCGGTGGATCCGGAGGTGAACGCGATCAACGCCGTTCGGCCGCCGGCGAATGCGGGCAGCGGCACCGCGGAATCCTGGGCGTCGACGAGGTCCGATCTTGTGAGTCGCAGCGCCGATGCCGCCTTGGCGATGCTCGCCGATCGATTCTCGGGCAGGTTCGTATCGAGCGGCACTAGGGAGTGGCCGGACGCCATCACTGCAAGCATCAGGGTGATGGAGTCGATGGTGCAGGCGGCGTCGACGGCGATCGGTCGGAGATCGTTCGACGTCAGATCCGCAATTTTCCGTGCCGATGCATATGTCCGGTGCAGTAGTTCGTCGAATGTGACGGTGCCTTCGCCACTGTCGATAGCGATCGCGTCGGGCACCGAGTGCGCGACTTCGCACAGCCGGTCGAGCAGGGTGTCGCGGGGATCGGGTCTGCACAAGGGGGCGAGGGGCGCATGTACCGGGGCGTCGATCCGGTGCAGCGACATGGCCACTCCTCGCGTAGGGCGGTCGTTCTGCTCAGGCCGTCGTCTTGTTCACGCAACAATGGAGACGAACATGGGCGACGAAGCCTGTGTTCACGACCCAAAACAATCGTAAAGTCTGTTTTACTCCTAACAAAGTAGCCTCATGGTCCTTTTCGGCGCAACTTCTCGTGAACAATCGAGAAGTTGCGCCGGACACTCAGGCTTCGCTGATTGCTTCCAAAGGTGCGGTTCGGGCCGCGCGAACTGCCGGCCACAGTGCGGCGAGCACGCCGACGACGGCGGATCCGACGAGCATTGCGCTCATCTGCCCCCACGGAATCGTGAGTGTGCTCAGTCCCTCGTCGCGCAAGGTCCTGACGAATCCCCAGCCGAAGGCGATGCCGAGAGCGAGGCCGACGATCGCACCGAACAGTGCGATGAGCAGAGACTCCAGGTAGATGGTGCGCCGAACTTGAGGCCTCTGCATGCCGACCGCGCGGAGCATCCCGATCTCGCGTCGTCGTTCGACGACGGACAAGGCGAGCGTGTTGATGATGCCGAGGATGGCGATGACAACCGCGAGTGCAAGGAGACCATAGAGAACGGCGAGCAGAGTGTCGATCTGCTGGCTCTGCGCGCCCTTGAACTCCTCGCGGTCCTGAACCTGCACGACGACGAAAGGCTTGGTTGCTGTTTCGAGGTCGGTACGCAAGGTATCGAGGTCGGTTCCCGGTGCAGCACCGACGAGGACCACGATGTCGGACCGGACGATGCTCGGCGTCACTGCCTGATAGACCTCGTTGGAGATCATCCAGTCCCCGACGAGTGGGCTGTCCTCGTAGATTGCGGTCACTGTCACGGGAACTTGCTGGCCGTCGACCGAGGTCATGTCGACGACGCTGCCGAGGTTCCATCCCTCGCTCGCCGATGCGGACTGCGAGACGGCCATGCTGTCCCCGGTCAGGTCGGGAGAACCCGAGACGACGACGCTGTCGAACAATCCGTCCGGGCTTCCTTCGAGCGCGACGCCGAACGCCGGCTCGTCGTCGATGTCCACCGACACCGGATGGAGGATTGCGACGCGATCGACACCGGCCACCGAGCGCGCAGCCTCGCCTGCGCCGGTGGGAACGCCGATGGCGGGCGGACCGCTGAAGATGTAGTCGGCTTCGATTCCGTTGTCCACGAGCGCATCCACGCTCGCCTTGGCCGTCGAACCGAGCACCCCGATGACCGAGACCAACATCAGTCCGAGCATCAGAGCGAAAGCCGTCGCTGCGGTGCGCCTGGGATTGCGGACCGAGTTGGTGCGGGCGAGACGCCCGATCGCCCCGAACGGGCGTGTCAGTATCGAGCCGAGTGCGCCGACGATCGGCCGCGACAGGGACGGTGCCGCCAGTGCGACCGCGACGATGACGGCGACGGCGCCTGCTCCAACGGTGGCGGCGGCCGCACCGCCCGTCGACTGTGCGCCGACCACTACAGCTGCGGCCCCGAGTGCGCCGATCCCGACGCCGACCAGCGTGCGGGTTCGCAGGCTGTCACCAGCGGAGGCGAACTCCTCGCGCATGGCCGCGATGGGCGGAATCTTGGCTGCCCGGCGCGCCGGAGCGTAAGCACTCAGCACTGTCACGACGATGCCGACCACGAACGACACGATCACCGTTCGTGGTTCGAGAGCGAGGGTGCCGCCAGGTAGTCCGAGATCGAATGCGTTGAGCAGGGCGCGCAGTCCATACGCGAGCCCGACGCCACCGGCGAAGCCGATCGCACTCCCGATCACACCGACGACGAGCGCCTCCAACACCACGGACCGACTGACCTGACCGCGGCTCGCTCCGATCGCGCGCAGTAGTGCGAGCTCACGAACACGTTGGGCGACGATCATCGAGAAGGTGTTGTAGATGATGAATGTGCCTACCAGAAGGGCGATTGCACCGAACGCAAGCAGGAAGTAGTTCACGAAGGACAGCGCCTGCTCGATCTCGGCCTGCGCCTCCTCGCGTACTTCGTCGGCGGTCTGTACCTTCGCGTCGGGCAGTGCCGCGGCGATCTCGTCGCGCAGATCGCTCTGACTTTTCCCGCTTCCGGCCAGGTCCTTGCCCGCGACGTCGTAGTACTGGACGTGGCTGCCATCGGAGAACAGCTCGTTCGCCTGGCTCTCGAAGAATTGGATACCGATGTAACCGCCGGACTCGACAGCTGTGTCGAAGATTCCCGTGACGGTGACATCGATCGTGCCCTTCGACGGCACGAGCACCTGAGTCTTGTCGCCGACGCCGAGTCCCGACCGACTTGCCCCGCCTTCGTTGATCACGACCTCGCCGGGCGCCGACGGGGCGGTACCGGCCACGAACACGGAGTCGTCGCCGAGTCTGCGGTCGGCCGGGATGTACGACTCGCCGATAGTCGGCGCGCCGCCGGTTTGCACAGCAGCGCCGGACTCGTCGAGGACGACGATCTGTCCGCCTACATACGGTACGACGGCGGCGACGTCGGGCAGTGCGGAGATGACCGCGGCGTCCGAGGTCGGAACGCCGATCGAGCGGGCATCCTCGGCGCTGACTCGGACGTCGGCGCCCTGGGCGGTGTCGGAGAATATCGAGGAGAACGTTCGCTGCAGCGTGTCGGTGAACACGAAAGAGCCTGCGACGAAGGCAGTTCCGAGGACGACGGACAGGACGGTGAGCGCAAGTCTCACCTTGTGTGCGGCAAGGTTCCGCAGCGAGACCTTGCGCATAGGATTGGGCGTGGACATGGTCAGACCGTCTCCAGCTGTTTCATGCGGTCGAGTACGGTCTCCGCAGTGGGGTTCGCGAGGTGGTCGATGACCGCGCCGTCGGCGAGGAACACCACGCGGTCTGCGAAACTGGCGGCGCGTGGATCGTGGGTGACGATCACTACCGTCTGATCGAATTCGTCCGCTGCCGCGCGCAGAATGCCCAGTACTTCGCCCGACGAGCGTGAATCCAGGTTGCCCGTCGGCTCGTCCCCGAACACGATGTCAGGACGTCCGGCAAGTGCCCGTGCGCAGGCCACACGCTGTTGCTGGCCACCGGACAGCTCTGAGGGGCGATGATCGAGTCGATCACGCAGGCCGAGTCGGTCGACGACGGTGTCGAGCCACTGCTGGTCGGGTTCGCGTCCGGCGATGTCGAGCGGAAGGGTGATGTTCTCCAGCGCCGTCAGCGTGGGCACCAGGTTGAACGACTGGAACACGAAACCGATCCGGTCCCTTCGGAGTCCGGTCATCTGCTTGTCGGTGAGGTTCGTCAGCTCGGTATCGCCTATCGTGACGGTCCCCGAGGTTGCACTGTCGAGACCGGCGAGGCAATGCATCAGTGTCGACTTTCCCGATCCGGACGGGCCCATGATGGCGGTGAACTCGCCGCGTTCGAACTCGACGCTGACGTCCCGCAGGGCGTGAACTTGCGTGTCTCCTGTGCCGTACGTCTTGGTGAGTGCTTTCGCACTGGCGGCAGGAGCAGAGCCCGCGGAGCGACCCGGGAGCGCGATATCAGTCATGCTGCCAGTGTTTCAGTGTTTTCGATGCTCCACTATCCGGGGACACCCTGACTTC is part of the Rhodococcus sovatensis genome and encodes:
- a CDS encoding glutamate--cysteine ligase, encoding MRSTSIAAQRTSGPDYSECLGDTGYPTVGVEEEFLLVDHTTSNPVMNNGEVIRRAANAGLKLESELTPCQVETTTPVLDTAEQLKDSLTGLRATAAQAAHDSGARLLAVGVQPVAAGEHPITDTGRYRRIAANFRHIADEQAICGCHVHVAVPDRATAVQVCNHLRPWLPTLLAISANSPISGGVDTGYASWRSIMWSRWPSAGPPPFLESVEHYGSVLASMLDCGAIIDEGQIYWDARPSVRYPTVEVRVCDVPSTVGESVVLATLIRALVMTALAAIDRGDDASPISDGALRVAYWRAARDGISDRLVDPSFATTVSAEHGVELLLRHVAEALDALDGDRKVEKSLRCLFRRGNGAIRQRRVHAAGGGVDTLVSFLADTTVRTEDP
- a CDS encoding ATP-dependent Clp protease proteolytic subunit, with amino-acid sequence MSQYTIPTVVERTHSGERAFDIYSRLLSERVIFLGTEIDDGVANVVIAQLFHLESDNPDADISLYINSPGGSFTAMTAIYDTMEYIKPDVSTFCVGQAASAAGVLMASGAPGKRIMLNHARILLHQPSGGGEGTISDLALQRDEIVRVRAEMETILAQHTGQKPEVLRRDTDRDKIYSATEAVDYGLADLIATNRNQ
- a CDS encoding DUF998 domain-containing protein, whose amino-acid sequence is MALRVGRSAVSAGRGGYRGNVDGYRPVYDTVSELGVPAVSDWHVLMNIAFCVSAVSVLVAGFCSAHLLAARRWVYLAAVIGYSAGSVLVASVHSGDGSAHVVGAVLAIGAGNVIAVVVGTGVRACPRWFSGGSLALGVVGFLASVLLIAGIGPVGAVERASIYTFVAWELLTALAIGRRRVSADSRNTAVRPAPRLRSF
- a CDS encoding alpha/beta fold hydrolase, with the protein product MINHTSPYELESVELHMDILRYVDVGDGPPVVLVHGLLGSHESWAGQIERLSAKYRVIAPDLFGHGISDKPSGDYSLSSHSATIRDLLDHLDIASTPMVGHSLGGGIVMQAVYLFPERVERLALVSSGGLGREVSLLLKAATLPGSELVLPLLASDWVRKNTETAIGQLGKWGLPVRPGKSMEETWRSFKTVADKGSREAFLASTRAVVGPRGQTVSAKQHFEKFDTIPSLLVWGGKDRMIPASHADNIRREVPNSRVEIFPSAGHFPQLDEPDLFFRILDEFLQSSAVIDKPTRAAASDPT
- a CDS encoding TetR/AcrR family transcriptional regulator — protein: MSRATTDRRDVVPVLAGVFGDHGWNGSSLSVISSRTGLGKGSLYHYFPRGKTEMAEAVLDDVEAWFQVNVFTPLQAATDARARSSDMFAQTLKYFQSGRRVCLFGAFSLGVERALFGTRVAKYFTDWIDALTPVLRQLGHGDDSRGLAEEIVAGIQGALVLARASDDGRSFERVLSRLESAALGAGTPGVAR
- a CDS encoding LON peptidase substrate-binding domain-containing protein produces the protein MTVLPMFPLGSVLLPGEALPLHIFEPRYQELLRDCLATSDPSFGVVLIARGHEAGGGDVRHDVATRAHIVAHRDIGDGRFLVECVGGERIRVDAWLEDDPYPRADVRPWPDSPEDSVAESEFTDLENKITGLYQLIAKLAAAEGSIPPDQPEFSELPAGPGERLFTLAAQVPMGQSDRQDVLEALGAPDRLQVLTDAIESVSDIVKFRLQ
- a CDS encoding ClpP family protease produces the protein MNMNMTERESATVTPFDDQLASRLLDQRIVVLGAAVDDAIANRVCAQLLLLSASDPRRDISLYINSPGGSISAGLAILDTMRLIPNDVSTLAMGFAASMGQFLLTAGTKGKRFSLPHARIMMHQPSAGIRGTAVDIEIQAQNLEYTKALMHRLNAEHSGHDVDTVTADSERDRWFTADQARDYGLIDQTVTALDDIRPSAPNRTVGL
- a CDS encoding ABC1 kinase family protein; this translates as MSEKPIPPLRKFGVREFLRLIVIGAVLVLYQFRALGRWIVHPRRGWPIHASESVVDAFFALGPTFVKVGQLMGSSPGLFPKVLADTCLRCLDEVPSFPGAQARAIIEADLGRSTDELFQRFDDTALSSASVAQVHLCVLHDGREAVMKVQRRGIYHRMKIDLRIAYIFARALEKYIGFFATANASAIIIDLHAATFAELDSVVEARRQASFRAAISAFGDNEFVTAPEIIDEYCGNRVICMERMHGSPLDQCTLGDTSELVVRRAAKVWMEALVLHGLFHGDVHAGNVWVLDDGRVAFLDFGVMGELDEQWRSLLQDLFHATVIDGDFTRLAGSVKRLGIVSEDVGTDAEVGMILQAVFAPMLSDTLAHFSLTDFIKALVGMGKQYRTSSPEELILVGKQLGYFERYAIELAPNWALGTDPFVFKNVFPAEVAALSQARGVPLPD
- a CDS encoding helix-turn-helix domain-containing protein — translated: MAEERAEATVIPLRPAPAREPLVRDGMGRVLRRIRQEQGRTLDDVSSQARVSMPYLSEIERGRKEASSEVLSALCGALEIAPSKLLMLTGRELAGADSRRRVSRGPSPVVMLAA